A section of the Malania oleifera isolate guangnan ecotype guangnan chromosome 2, ASM2987363v1, whole genome shotgun sequence genome encodes:
- the LOC131149582 gene encoding alpha-L-fucosidase 1: protein MKTKPTALQLPKFKNPISQYALLVLLSLAATSSSSPSSSSRLKPPPLPILPLPSSPQLSWQLGDMALFLHFGPNTFTDSEWGSGQADPSVFNPTRLNASQWVWVAKESGFSRLILTAKHHDGFCLWPTEYTDYSVRSSPWRNGGGDVVADLAKAARDAGIGLGLYLSPWDRHELCYGKTLEYNEFYTGQMTELLTRYGEVKEVWLDGAKGEGEKEMEYLFDSWFSLIHQHQPGAVIFSDAGPDTRWIGDEAGVASSTCWSLFNRSNAKIGGTDPEYSRGGDPSGHDWVPAECDVSIRPGWFWHKSEVPKSAGTLLDIFYKSVGRNCLLLLNVPPNSLGLISDEDIQVLQEFNKLRSSIFSQNLAKNAHINASSTRGGIGDSRFDSHHVIEEGIYTYWAPEEYQPDWVIYLDLQELVSFNILQVQEPIHMGQRVIEFHLDILNKAGKWQKVSSGTTVGYRRLLQFPKVESNCLRFVIDKSRADPLISYLGIYMDPFSIMTNISDISLQNFNDSLIVQQSTQYHSQVARD from the exons ATGAAGACGAAGCCCACTGCTCTGCAACTGCCCAAATTCAAAAACCCCATCTCACAGTACGCCCTTCTCGTCCTCCTCTCGCTAGCCGCCACCTCATCATCATCTCCATCTTCATCCTCTCGCCTAAAGCCTCCTCCTCTTCCCATTTTGCCCCTGCCCTCCTCGCCTCAGCTCTCATGGCAGCTAGGGGACATGGCCCTCTTCCTTCACTTCGGACCCAACACCTTCACGGACTCCGAATGGGGCTCCGGTCAGGCCGACCCGTCCGTATTTAACCCCACCCGGCTCAACGCCTCCCAATGGGTCTGGGTCGCCAAGGAGTCGGGCTTCTCGCGCTTGATCCTCACCGCCAAACACCACGATGGTTTCTGCCTTTGGCCGACAGAGTACACCGACTACTCCGTGCGCTCGAGTCCTTGGAGGAACGGCGGCGGCGATGTGGTTGCGGACCTTGCTAAGGCCGCTAGGGATGCCGGCATCGGATTGGGGCTCTACCTCTCGCCTTGGGATCGTCACGAGCTGTGTTACGGGAAGACGTTGGAGTACAATGAGTTCTACACGGGGCAGATGACCGAGTTGCTCACCCG GTATGGAGAGGTGAAAGAGGTATGGTTGGATGGTGCAAAAGGGGAGGGGGAGAAGGAGATGGAGTATTTATTTGATTCTTGGTTTAGTCTCATTCATCAGCATCAGCCTGGGGCTGTCATTTTTTCTGATGCTGGTCCTGATACCAGGTGGATTGGAGATGAGGCTGGTGTTGCCAGCTCTACTTGCTGGTCTCTTTTTAATAGGAGTAATGCAAAAATTGGCGGAACTGATCCCGA ATATTCACGTGGAGGAGACCCTTCTGGTCATGATTGGGTACCTGCTGAATGTGATGTCTCCATCAGACCTGGTTGGTTTTGGCATAAATCAGAAGTTCCAAAATCTGCGGGGACTCTTCTAGACATATTCTACAAATCTGTTGGCAGAAACTGCCTATTGTTGCTAAATGTTCCCCCAAACTCTTTGGGTCTTATATCAGATGAAGATATTCAAGTGCTCCAAGAGTTCAACAAGCTCCGGAGCTCTATATTCTCCCAAAATCTGGCCAAGAATGCTCATATTAATGCCAGCAGTACACGAGGTGGAATAGGTGATTCTCGTTTCGATTCTCATCATGTCATTGAGGAAGGAATCTACACCTATTGGGCTCCTGAGGAGTATCAGCCAGACTGGGTTATATATTTAGACCTTCAAGAACTTGTGTCTTTCAACATTTTACAAGTTCAGGAGCCAATCCACATGGGTCAGCGTGTTATTGAGTTTCATCTCGATATTTTGAATAAAGCAGGAAAATGGCAAAAAGTGAGTAGTGGCACAACTGTAGGATACCGGAGGCTGCTGCAATTTCCCAAGGTGGAATCAAATTGTTTGAGGTTTGTTATTGACAAGTCTCGGGCAGACCCATTAATTTCTTATTTAGGAATTTATATGGACCCCTTTTCAATTATGACCAACATTTCTGATATAAGCCTGCAAAATTTCAACGACAGCCTGATTGTTCAGCAAAGTACACAGTATCATTCTCAAGTTGCCAGGGACTAA